The Acidimicrobiia bacterium genomic interval AAGCGGTCCCGGTTGATCGACCGTGCGAGTCGTGGCGTGGACGGTCCAGCCGTCGACCGCGTACTGGGTTGCCAGTTCGAGTCCAATACCCCGGCTGGCGCCAACAATCAGGCAAGTGGAAGACATATCTGCACGCTAGTCGCTGCCGATTGCAGTTCGGGTGGCGTCGATCAGACCGGGCTGGT includes:
- a CDS encoding short-chain dehydrogenase; the protein is MSSTCLIVGASRGIGLELATQYAVDGWTVHATTRTVDQPGPL